In the Kaistella sp. 97-N-M2 genome, one interval contains:
- a CDS encoding prolyl oligopeptidase family protein, with amino-acid sequence MNFKIFTIGMAALMFASCAPRKMTSNLKYPETKKIDHSDDYFGTKVSDPYRWLEDDRADDTKDWVQREVAFTNSYLQKIPFREDIRAQLKDIWNYEKIGAPFKEGEYTYFYKNDGLQAQSVLYRTDKSGKTEVFLDPNKFSEKGTTSLAGVSFNKKGNLVAYSISEGGSDWNKIIILNALTKEIIDETIIDVKFSGASWKGDEGFFYSSYDKPEGSELSAKTDTHKVYFHKLGTKQAQDELIIGGENFKRRYMGVGVSDDERFQILSASEATNGNEFYIKDLKTNKDFIPVQKGYEFNTNFIDSKGDFIYALTDKNAPNMRLVKFNINKPEVWTDVIPETENVLSVSTGGGYIFAKYMQDAVTSVKQLDYNGKLVRSIDLPGIGTAGGFNGKEKENDLYYSFTNYITPGTIYKYNAETGKSEVYQKPNVKFNADNYVSEQVFYTSKDGTKIPMMINYKKGLKRDGKNPTILYSYGGFNISLQPSFSVVNAIWMENGGIYAVPNIRGGGEYGKKWHDAGTKMQKKNVFEDFIAAAEYLQENNYTSKEFTALSGRSNGGLLVGATMTMRPDIAKVAVPGVGVLDMLRYNKFTAGAGWSYDYGTAEDSKEMFGYLKSYSPVHNVKKGVCYPSTMIITSDHDDRVVPAHSFKFGAELQEKQACSNPVLVRIETNAGHGAGRSTDQVIGENADILSFALFEMGFKTLVK; translated from the coding sequence ATGAATTTTAAAATTTTTACAATTGGAATGGCGGCCCTCATGTTTGCCTCGTGTGCGCCCCGAAAAATGACCAGTAATTTGAAATATCCCGAAACAAAAAAAATCGATCACTCCGACGATTATTTCGGAACAAAAGTCAGTGATCCTTACCGTTGGCTGGAAGACGACCGCGCCGACGACACCAAAGATTGGGTGCAGCGCGAAGTGGCCTTCACCAATAGTTATTTACAGAAAATTCCGTTTCGCGAAGACATCCGCGCGCAGCTGAAAGACATCTGGAACTACGAAAAAATTGGTGCGCCTTTCAAAGAAGGAGAGTATACGTATTTTTATAAGAACGACGGTCTTCAGGCGCAGTCTGTGCTTTACCGCACAGATAAAAGCGGTAAGACGGAAGTTTTTTTGGACCCGAATAAATTCTCTGAAAAAGGAACGACGTCTTTGGCCGGAGTTTCCTTCAACAAAAAAGGAAATTTAGTCGCTTATTCAATTTCCGAAGGCGGCAGCGACTGGAATAAAATAATTATTCTCAACGCTTTAACGAAAGAAATTATCGACGAAACCATCATCGATGTTAAATTCTCCGGCGCGTCCTGGAAAGGGGACGAAGGTTTCTTTTATTCCAGCTACGACAAACCCGAAGGCTCCGAACTTTCCGCCAAAACAGATACGCACAAAGTTTATTTTCACAAATTAGGTACAAAACAGGCGCAGGATGAGTTAATTATTGGTGGTGAAAATTTTAAACGCAGATACATGGGCGTTGGAGTATCCGACGACGAACGTTTCCAGATCCTCAGCGCGTCCGAAGCCACCAACGGCAACGAGTTTTATATTAAAGACTTAAAAACCAATAAAGATTTTATTCCGGTCCAAAAAGGCTACGAGTTTAATACCAACTTCATCGATTCGAAAGGCGATTTTATTTATGCCTTAACCGATAAAAACGCCCCAAACATGCGTCTCGTGAAATTCAACATCAACAAACCAGAGGTCTGGACCGATGTTATTCCCGAAACCGAGAATGTATTGAGCGTCTCTACGGGCGGCGGCTACATTTTCGCCAAATACATGCAGGATGCCGTAACTTCCGTTAAACAGTTGGACTACAACGGTAAACTGGTGCGAAGCATTGATCTGCCCGGCATCGGAACGGCGGGAGGTTTCAACGGAAAGGAGAAAGAGAACGACCTTTATTATTCTTTCACGAATTATATTACACCAGGAACCATTTATAAATACAATGCAGAAACCGGAAAATCTGAAGTTTATCAGAAGCCGAATGTGAAATTCAATGCAGACAATTACGTGTCCGAGCAGGTTTTCTATACTTCGAAAGACGGCACCAAAATTCCGATGATGATCAACTACAAAAAAGGTTTGAAACGGGACGGCAAAAACCCAACGATTCTTTATTCTTACGGCGGTTTCAACATCAGTCTGCAACCTTCTTTCTCCGTCGTGAATGCGATTTGGATGGAAAACGGTGGCATTTACGCCGTTCCCAACATTCGTGGCGGTGGAGAATACGGTAAAAAATGGCATGACGCCGGCACCAAAATGCAAAAGAAAAATGTCTTCGAAGATTTTATCGCCGCGGCCGAGTATCTACAGGAAAATAATTACACCTCCAAAGAATTTACCGCGCTTTCCGGTAGGTCCAACGGCGGTCTTCTCGTGGGCGCTACAATGACGATGCGTCCCGATATTGCAAAAGTGGCCGTCCCCGGAGTCGGCGTTCTGGACATGCTGCGCTACAACAAATTCACTGCAGGCGCGGGCTGGAGCTACGATTACGGCACCGCCGAAGACAGCAAAGAAATGTTCGGTTACTTAAAATCCTACTCGCCGGTTCATAACGTGAAAAAAGGCGTTTGCTATCCCTCAACCATGATCATCACAAGCGATCACGACGATCGCGTGGTCCCGGCGCACTCCTTCAAATTCGGCGCGGAATTACAGGAAAAGCAGGCCTGCAGCAATCCCGTTTTGGTGCGCATCGAAACCAACGCCGGCCACGGCGCGGGCAGAAGCACGGACCAGGTGATTGGCGAAAATGCCGACATTCTCAGTTTTGCGCTCTTCGAAATGGGATTTAAAACTTTAGTAAAATAA
- a CDS encoding PA0069 family radical SAM protein, which yields MSLENSKNGQGAQRNEINRFERYTFEPEEEEFENTKIKFTEVFPKTIVNTVKSPDLAMDYSLNPYQGCEHGCSYCLARPTHEYWGFSAGTDFERKIMVKKNAPELLEKFFQKRNYIAKTIMLSGNTDCYQPAERHFEITRKILQLCLDYRHPVAILTKNALVLRDLDLLKPLAEQNLVSVSLSIPTMNEEIRRKMEPRTSTAKNKLKAIETLAENNIPVGVMVAPVIPGLTSDESLNILKSISEAGAQKFGYSLVRLNDTVEPVFVNWINANFPDRAQKVLNLIRSMRGGNLGDKRFHERYKGEGNIAEMIHNTFALGKRRFFADKEFPQLSTENFTGAKDQQLKLF from the coding sequence ATGTCTCTCGAAAATTCCAAAAACGGTCAGGGCGCACAGCGAAACGAAATTAACCGTTTCGAGAGGTATACCTTTGAGCCAGAGGAAGAAGAGTTCGAAAACACGAAGATCAAATTCACGGAAGTTTTTCCGAAAACCATCGTCAATACGGTAAAAAGTCCGGATCTCGCCATGGACTATTCGTTGAACCCCTATCAAGGTTGTGAGCACGGCTGTTCCTATTGTTTAGCACGACCAACGCATGAATACTGGGGCTTTTCGGCGGGCACTGATTTCGAACGAAAAATTATGGTGAAGAAAAACGCGCCGGAACTTCTGGAAAAATTTTTCCAAAAAAGAAATTACATCGCCAAAACCATCATGCTTTCGGGAAACACGGATTGCTATCAACCGGCCGAAAGACATTTTGAAATCACGAGAAAAATTCTGCAGCTCTGTTTGGATTACCGCCATCCGGTTGCTATCCTGACGAAAAACGCCCTCGTTCTGCGCGATCTTGATCTATTGAAACCATTGGCAGAACAAAATCTGGTTTCAGTTTCTTTAAGCATTCCGACGATGAATGAGGAAATCCGCCGGAAGATGGAACCCCGAACTTCAACAGCAAAAAATAAACTAAAGGCGATTGAAACGCTTGCGGAAAATAATATTCCGGTAGGCGTGATGGTGGCGCCCGTAATTCCGGGACTGACGAGTGATGAAAGCCTGAACATTTTGAAATCGATTTCGGAGGCCGGCGCCCAAAAATTCGGATATTCATTGGTTCGCCTCAACGATACCGTGGAACCCGTTTTTGTGAACTGGATTAATGCCAACTTTCCGGACAGAGCGCAGAAAGTTCTGAATTTGATCCGCTCCATGCGCGGCGGAAATTTAGGCGACAAAAGATTTCACGAACGGTACAAAGGCGAAGGAAACATCGCCGAAATGATTCATAACACGTTTGCTCTGGGAAAAAGAAGATTTTTCGCAGACAAAGAATTCCCCCAACTTTCTACAGAAAATTTCACGGGAGCAAAAGACCAACAACTCAAATTATTCTAG
- a CDS encoding nucleoside recognition domain-containing protein, whose amino-acid sequence MVLSRIWSAFIIVAILVASIKYLFSDNYKAIYNDMVVGKSGDTVQIASKNAGELTPSVQKNLLIKPDVSENRIHYKKDSAQAQVAVYRVQQTDGVIGTSEVAVKISLGLVGIMTLFMGFMSIAERAGGINLLSRLIQPFFSKLFPEIPKNHPSFGHMLLNFSANLLGLDNAATPFGLKAMESLQTLNADKDRASNSQIMFLCLHAGGLTLIPVSIIAIRASMGSVTPTDIFLPCMIATFSATLAAMIVVSIYQKINLLQPAVLAYVGGISAVIALLVVYLVSLSKEGLDNFSMLLSNGIILLIFFAIVLGAVYKKINVFDAFIEGAKEGFWTCVKIIPYLVGMLIAISLLRTSGVFDVLIDGMKWVAAVVGFDTRFVDGLPTALIKPLSGSGARGMMVDTMQTFGADSFQGRLAAVLQGSSDTTFYVIAIYFGAVGIKNTRYAVTAMLLADLVGVITSVILAYIFFA is encoded by the coding sequence ATGGTTTTAAGCAGGATTTGGAGCGCGTTTATTATCGTAGCGATTTTGGTGGCAAGTATTAAATATTTGTTTTCCGACAATTACAAAGCGATCTATAACGATATGGTGGTCGGAAAAAGTGGAGATACCGTGCAAATCGCTTCTAAAAACGCCGGCGAACTCACGCCTTCGGTACAGAAAAACTTACTTATTAAACCCGATGTTTCCGAAAACAGAATTCATTACAAAAAAGACTCGGCTCAAGCGCAAGTCGCAGTATATCGCGTCCAGCAAACCGATGGCGTGATCGGCACGTCGGAAGTCGCCGTTAAAATCTCGCTGGGATTGGTTGGAATTATGACGCTTTTCATGGGTTTTATGAGCATTGCAGAACGGGCAGGCGGAATTAACCTGCTTTCGCGGCTGATTCAGCCTTTCTTTTCTAAATTGTTCCCCGAAATCCCAAAAAATCATCCTTCGTTTGGACATATGCTGCTGAATTTTTCGGCGAATCTTTTAGGTTTGGACAATGCCGCAACGCCGTTCGGACTGAAGGCAATGGAAAGTTTGCAGACGTTAAATGCGGATAAAGACAGGGCCAGCAATTCGCAGATCATGTTTTTGTGTCTGCATGCGGGCGGATTAACGTTGATTCCGGTTTCCATTATTGCCATTCGCGCGTCGATGGGATCCGTGACGCCGACAGACATCTTCCTGCCGTGTATGATCGCGACGTTTTCTGCGACGTTAGCAGCAATGATCGTGGTTTCCATTTACCAAAAAATCAACCTGCTTCAGCCTGCCGTCCTCGCTTATGTGGGCGGAATTTCCGCGGTTATCGCGCTACTTGTAGTTTATCTGGTGAGTTTAAGTAAAGAAGGTCTCGATAATTTCAGCATGTTGCTGAGCAACGGAATCATTCTGCTCATCTTTTTTGCCATCGTTCTGGGCGCGGTTTATAAAAAGATCAACGTTTTTGATGCTTTTATTGAAGGCGCAAAAGAAGGTTTCTGGACGTGTGTGAAAATTATCCCTTATTTGGTAGGAATGCTGATCGCGATTTCTCTTTTAAGAACTTCCGGCGTTTTCGATGTTTTAATTGACGGAATGAAGTGGGTTGCCGCGGTTGTCGGTTTCGACACCAGATTCGTGGATGGTTTACCAACCGCCTTAATCAAACCGCTTTCGGGTTCCGGCGCACGGGGAATGATGGTGGACACGATGCAAACTTTCGGCGCTGACAGTTTTCAGGGCAGATTGGCAGCCGTTTTACAGGGAAGTTCGGATACCACGTTTTATGTGATCGCCATTTATTTTGGCGCGGTAGGAATTAAAAACACGAGATATGCCGTAACCGCCATGCTTTTGGCAGACCTGGTAGGCGTAATTACCTCTGTGATTTTGGCGTATATTTTCTTTGCGTAA
- a CDS encoding serine hydrolase, translating to MKNTSITKILFILFFIFLFPVIKAQTNKNKETSKHFFEKFTTKTNDSIPSIGSFIVSKDGKIIYEHYFNGADKETIFNVKSVTKSITSILAGIAKDKGLLTDIDTKVLKILPEYDNSRTFFKNISNLEGKVAHDSIKKTVTLRHLMTMQGGFDYAENSQISHAMGFSSDPVKFMLDLPFEEYPGDKFNYSTGETLVFGAALSRLVNSSLKEFADINLFKPLSLNIKNWDTDVLNRNLAGSELFMKPSDMLKFGTLILNKGKFGNEQIVSEKWIVESTAEQVKLDSWDVLPNANGYGYYWWRRKTNEHQAFVAVGYGGQIICVVPDLKMIIVTTCFLGEKNRGRIELKKLHGIIDEITKKEESTDNSVLQ from the coding sequence ATGAAAAACACATCAATTACTAAAATTTTATTCATATTATTTTTTATTTTTCTTTTCCCCGTTATAAAAGCACAGACTAATAAAAACAAAGAAACCAGTAAACACTTTTTTGAAAAATTCACAACGAAAACAAATGATTCAATTCCTTCTATTGGCTCATTCATTGTTTCAAAAGACGGCAAAATTATTTATGAACACTATTTTAACGGTGCTGATAAAGAAACAATCTTTAATGTAAAATCTGTAACAAAAAGTATTACTTCAATTTTGGCTGGAATTGCAAAAGATAAAGGCTTACTCACAGACATTGATACAAAAGTTTTAAAGATTCTTCCTGAATATGATAACTCACGAACTTTTTTTAAAAACATATCAAATTTGGAAGGAAAAGTTGCTCATGATTCCATTAAAAAAACAGTAACATTAAGACACCTGATGACAATGCAAGGCGGATTTGATTACGCAGAAAACAGTCAAATTTCTCATGCAATGGGTTTTTCTTCAGACCCTGTGAAATTTATGTTAGATCTACCTTTTGAGGAATATCCAGGAGATAAATTCAATTATAGTACTGGCGAAACTTTAGTTTTCGGAGCAGCTCTTTCAAGATTGGTAAATTCAAGTCTGAAAGAATTTGCAGATATAAATTTGTTTAAACCATTGTCCTTAAATATTAAAAATTGGGACACAGATGTTTTGAATAGAAATTTAGCTGGTTCTGAACTTTTTATGAAACCAAGTGATATGTTGAAATTCGGAACTTTAATTCTCAATAAGGGAAAGTTTGGCAACGAACAAATTGTATCTGAAAAATGGATTGTAGAATCTACAGCAGAACAAGTTAAATTAGATAGTTGGGACGTTTTACCAAATGCAAATGGGTACGGTTATTATTGGTGGCGACGAAAAACAAATGAACATCAAGCATTTGTCGCAGTTGGTTATGGCGGACAAATTATATGCGTTGTTCCCGACTTAAAAATGATAATTGTCACAACTTGTTTTCTTGGAGAGAAAAACAGAGGCAGAATAGAACTTAAAAAACTACATGGCATTATAGACGAGATCACAAAAAAAGAAGAGTCTACAGATAACAGCGTTTTGCAATAG
- a CDS encoding MutS-related protein has product MNELNLLLSEKRTTLQKLNKKLTLLGWTRVLIFLAIAYFLLQYFIFESGLQSHLYFAIFLTLAFSVFGYFLLKVKEEVQFYKNYLHIGAEIITKTEFETGVGVEEDFDKHPFAKDLDILGKNSLFSYLNYAETPLGKAKLKDFLLNLSVEKAQIILRQKSIAELSEKTSWNIHFLTLAKSMEIGGEIKHPENAKTVFISPLLGKIITIAVPVLTFGTLILALFTAISGAVIGLLFAGIFIISRIALYLYRRKMLALEEKLSFNSAQYEQFLNVFAHIEKENFTESLNQTLQNKLRSGRSKSSRKEIEKLARLLRNYESGQSNIGLILNNFFLWNLNFTLKIEKQFEAIGEDLPLWFEAFAEFEALISLALFRFKNPDYILPKINDGSFKFKAEELVHPLLFQPHVVSNDFTIGQNTEISIVTGANMTGKSTFLRTVGINLVLAMAGCPVAAREFSFIPMQLFTSMRTSDSLSDGTSYFNAEILRLRKLVENLEKGEPQFIILDEILKGTNSQDKLAGSELFLEKLMKSKALFSCLIATHDLDLTKIEDRFPLKIKNYCFELQNINGELETDYQLQNGVTKSMNAIYLMRKFGIIDP; this is encoded by the coding sequence ATGAACGAATTAAATCTCTTGCTTTCTGAAAAAAGAACGACGCTTCAAAAATTAAACAAAAAACTCACCCTTTTAGGCTGGACACGCGTTCTAATTTTCCTTGCTATTGCTTACTTTTTATTACAATATTTCATCTTCGAAAGCGGTCTGCAGAGTCATTTATACTTTGCCATTTTCTTAACGCTTGCCTTTTCCGTTTTTGGATATTTCCTTTTAAAAGTAAAAGAGGAAGTCCAGTTTTACAAAAATTACCTTCATATTGGCGCGGAAATCATCACCAAAACAGAATTCGAAACCGGCGTGGGCGTGGAGGAAGATTTCGATAAACATCCGTTTGCAAAAGATTTGGATATTTTGGGCAAAAATTCGCTCTTCAGTTATTTGAATTATGCCGAAACCCCTTTAGGTAAAGCTAAACTCAAAGATTTTCTTTTGAATTTAAGTGTAGAGAAAGCCCAGATCATTCTGCGTCAGAAATCGATCGCAGAACTTTCGGAAAAAACGTCCTGGAACATTCACTTTCTCACGTTGGCCAAATCGATGGAAATCGGCGGTGAAATTAAACATCCCGAAAACGCGAAAACCGTTTTTATTTCGCCACTTTTGGGAAAGATCATTACCATTGCAGTTCCAGTTTTAACGTTTGGGACTTTAATTTTGGCACTTTTCACAGCCATTTCCGGAGCAGTTATCGGTTTATTGTTCGCGGGAATTTTCATCATTTCAAGAATCGCACTTTATCTTTACCGCCGGAAAATGCTGGCACTGGAAGAAAAGCTTTCCTTTAATTCTGCGCAGTACGAGCAGTTTTTAAACGTTTTCGCCCATATCGAAAAAGAAAATTTTACGGAAAGCTTAAACCAAACCCTTCAAAATAAACTTCGTTCCGGCAGGAGCAAATCTTCGCGCAAAGAAATTGAAAAGCTGGCGCGTTTGCTGCGGAATTATGAGAGCGGACAAAGCAACATCGGCCTCATTCTGAATAATTTTTTCCTGTGGAATCTTAATTTTACACTTAAAATTGAAAAGCAATTTGAGGCGATCGGCGAGGATTTACCGCTTTGGTTTGAAGCGTTCGCCGAATTTGAAGCTTTAATTTCGCTGGCCCTTTTCAGGTTTAAAAATCCCGACTACATTTTGCCCAAAATTAACGACGGCAGCTTTAAGTTTAAAGCAGAAGAACTCGTTCATCCCTTATTATTTCAACCCCACGTCGTATCCAACGATTTTACGATCGGGCAGAACACGGAAATCTCCATTGTTACCGGCGCGAACATGACGGGCAAAAGTACCTTTTTGCGGACGGTGGGGATCAATTTGGTTTTGGCGATGGCGGGTTGTCCGGTTGCGGCAAGAGAATTCAGTTTTATTCCGATGCAGCTTTTCACTTCCATGCGCACGAGCGATTCTCTCAGCGACGGAACTTCTTATTTTAATGCCGAGATTCTTCGGCTTCGGAAATTGGTAGAAAATTTAGAAAAAGGCGAACCGCAATTTATTATTCTTGATGAAATCTTAAAAGGAACCAACTCTCAGGACAAACTCGCGGGTTCCGAGCTATTTCTGGAAAAACTTATGAAGAGCAAAGCGCTGTTTTCCTGCCTTATCGCTACGCACGATTTGGATCTTACCAAAATAGAAGACAGATTTCCGTTAAAAATTAAAAATTACTGCTTCGAACTTCAAAATATAAATGGCGAACTCGAAACGGATTATCAACTTCAAAACGGCGTTACAAAAAGCATGAATGCCATTTATCTGATGCGGAAGTTTGGCATTATCGACCCGTAA
- a CDS encoding TolC family protein — translation MKKSALFLLSFFSVFAFSQKKWTLQECVNYALENNLQVLQSGLNKKNQDLNLDIAKRDYLPSVNGTVQSNGSFGQQLVGTQTVRNDNFNNNINVGANMLLFNYGRLAKQIRKTQFDVEASQFDTEAIKNNISLQIAQQYLSVLLNKEIVKISNSSLENAQSVYNRSKITTDVGTTAQTVLAEATAALAREKQNVQTAQINVSRSLFALAQLLQLPNYKDFDVVDVPVDNQLDAPLYSAETILDKALSDQPEIKAAESRISSANAQTEVARTAFWPTVSATAGFGTFYFNSLTTNIRGYDPVNNVTLTEQNFFGQSKDNFGQQIGLSANIPIFNKGITRLQVEQTKINEDIAKNNLEQSKQNIKENVQQAQFDAESNYENYLAAVEAERSSTLALDFAQKSFEAGRTTIYDLTNARNNLANAQGSVAQSKYNYLFSLKLLNFYAGIPLSL, via the coding sequence ATGAAGAAATCTGCTCTTTTTTTACTGAGTTTCTTTTCAGTTTTTGCTTTTTCTCAGAAGAAATGGACGCTGCAGGAATGCGTGAATTATGCCCTAGAAAACAACCTGCAGGTTTTGCAAAGTGGTTTGAACAAGAAAAACCAGGATCTCAACTTAGACATTGCGAAACGCGATTATTTACCATCTGTGAACGGAACGGTGCAATCCAACGGCAGTTTTGGACAACAGTTGGTGGGTACCCAAACCGTTCGAAACGATAATTTCAACAACAATATTAATGTTGGTGCGAATATGCTTCTTTTCAATTACGGCAGATTGGCGAAACAGATCAGAAAAACGCAGTTCGATGTGGAAGCCAGCCAGTTCGATACCGAAGCCATTAAAAATAATATCTCTTTACAGATTGCACAGCAGTATTTATCGGTTTTACTGAATAAAGAAATCGTAAAAATTTCCAACAGTAGTCTCGAAAATGCGCAAAGTGTTTATAACAGGTCGAAAATTACAACCGACGTTGGTACCACTGCTCAAACCGTGCTCGCAGAGGCGACAGCTGCACTGGCGCGGGAAAAACAGAACGTCCAGACAGCGCAGATTAACGTCAGCAGAAGTTTATTTGCCCTGGCGCAACTGCTGCAACTTCCGAATTACAAAGATTTCGACGTTGTAGACGTGCCGGTGGATAATCAGCTGGACGCTCCGCTCTACTCTGCCGAAACTATTTTAGATAAAGCACTGTCCGATCAACCCGAAATCAAAGCCGCAGAAAGCAGAATTTCCTCCGCCAATGCGCAAACGGAAGTTGCCCGAACCGCTTTCTGGCCCACGGTTTCGGCAACCGCCGGATTCGGAACCTTTTATTTTAATTCTTTAACGACGAACATCCGTGGTTACGATCCCGTGAATAATGTGACGTTGACCGAACAAAACTTTTTTGGGCAGTCCAAGGATAATTTCGGCCAGCAGATTGGTTTATCGGCGAACATTCCCATTTTTAACAAGGGAATAACGCGGCTGCAGGTGGAACAGACGAAGATTAATGAAGATATCGCGAAAAATAATTTAGAGCAGAGCAAACAAAACATCAAAGAGAATGTTCAGCAGGCGCAGTTCGATGCGGAAAGCAACTACGAGAATTATCTCGCAGCCGTGGAGGCAGAAAGAAGCAGCACCTTAGCTTTGGATTTCGCGCAGAAAAGTTTCGAAGCAGGACGAACCACGATCTATGATCTGACCAACGCCCGAAACAACTTAGCCAACGCGCAGGGTTCTGTAGCACAGTCGAAATATAACTATTTGTTTAGCCTCAAATTACTCAATTTCTACGCGGGAATTCCCTTATCTTTATAA
- a CDS encoding SprT-like domain-containing protein, whose protein sequence is MSISLLEKYLPDNTLPFLKTWFGAHAIHIKITKGRNSKLGDYRKMPDKSHQITINSTLQPQLFFFVLTHELAHLLAFENFGHRISPHGAEWKNTFRIMLLESISVFSDDLQPVILKFSKSPKANFMASPDLVRYFHIENYEDESSYIEDLMVGERFVYKKHTYIIEELRKKNYLCLNLDTQKKYMFKPLARVEKLS, encoded by the coding sequence ATGTCGATCTCGCTTTTAGAAAAATATTTGCCGGATAATACGCTTCCCTTTCTTAAAACCTGGTTTGGTGCGCACGCCATTCACATCAAGATTACAAAAGGAAGAAACTCGAAGCTGGGCGATTACCGCAAAATGCCGGACAAATCGCATCAAATTACCATTAATTCCACGCTGCAACCCCAACTTTTCTTTTTTGTGTTAACGCATGAGTTGGCGCACCTCCTTGCTTTCGAAAATTTTGGTCACCGCATTTCTCCCCACGGCGCGGAATGGAAAAACACTTTCAGGATCATGCTTTTGGAAAGTATTTCTGTCTTTTCTGATGATTTGCAACCTGTTATTTTAAAATTTTCGAAATCGCCGAAAGCCAATTTTATGGCAAGTCCGGACCTCGTGAGGTATTTCCACATCGAAAATTATGAAGACGAAAGTTCCTATATCGAGGATTTGATGGTAGGAGAAAGGTTCGTGTACAAAAAGCACACGTATATCATCGAGGAACTTCGTAAAAAAAACTATCTTTGTTTAAATCTGGACACGCAAAAAAAGTACATGTTTAAACCTTTGGCCAGAGTAGAAAAATTAAGTTAA
- a CDS encoding mannose-1-phosphate guanylyltransferase, which translates to MSKSNNYCVIMAGGIGSRFWPMSTQKYPKQFQDILGTGRTMIQQTYDRIRKIVPSENIYVITNKEYVSLTEQQLPEVHSENIVGEPMMKNTAACNIYMAKKIAAKNSEANIIVLPADHLILKENIFLKKAELAFNLAEKNDYLITLGINPTRPDTGYGYIQFVDKKGSEYFKVKTFTEKPDLEIAKTFLESGDFLWNAGIFIWNVQSIISAFESFLPEMTQNFDSCEYNSDEEVPCIDLIYPKVNKISIDNGILEKAKNVYVIPADLGWSDLGTWNSIYENSEKDEDQNAAKSKHILSYNSKGNLIKLKNQNKAVVIDGLENYIIVDTDKALLICPRENDQHLKEYIQDLRAVKNGEKYL; encoded by the coding sequence ATGTCAAAATCAAACAATTACTGCGTTATCATGGCAGGAGGCATCGGAAGCAGATTCTGGCCAATGAGCACGCAGAAATACCCAAAACAGTTTCAGGATATTTTAGGAACCGGAAGAACCATGATTCAGCAGACTTACGATCGAATTCGGAAGATCGTTCCGTCCGAAAACATTTACGTCATCACGAACAAAGAATATGTTTCGCTTACCGAGCAGCAGTTGCCGGAGGTTCATTCGGAAAATATCGTGGGCGAACCGATGATGAAAAATACTGCTGCGTGCAATATTTACATGGCAAAAAAGATTGCCGCAAAAAACAGCGAGGCAAACATCATTGTCCTTCCGGCGGATCATTTAATTTTAAAGGAAAACATATTTCTGAAAAAAGCCGAACTGGCTTTTAATTTGGCCGAAAAAAACGACTACCTCATTACTTTGGGCATAAATCCCACACGTCCCGATACGGGCTACGGATACATTCAGTTTGTGGATAAAAAAGGTTCGGAATATTTTAAAGTAAAAACCTTTACGGAGAAACCCGATCTGGAGATTGCAAAAACATTTTTGGAAAGTGGGGATTTTCTGTGGAATGCGGGTATTTTCATCTGGAATGTGCAGTCCATTATTTCTGCTTTTGAATCTTTCTTACCCGAAATGACGCAAAATTTTGACAGTTGCGAATATAATTCAGACGAAGAAGTACCGTGCATTGACCTTATTTACCCCAAAGTAAATAAGATTTCCATCGACAACGGGATTTTAGAAAAAGCGAAAAACGTTTATGTTATTCCCGCAGATTTAGGCTGGAGCGATCTCGGAACGTGGAATTCGATTTATGAAAATTCGGAGAAAGACGAAGACCAGAATGCCGCAAAATCCAAACATATCCTCAGCTACAATTCGAAAGGAAATTTAATCAAATTGAAAAACCAGAACAAAGCGGTGGTGATTGATGGGTTGGAAAATTATATTATTGTGGACACCGATAAAGCACTTTTAATTTGCCCCCGAGAAAATGATCAGCATCTGAAAGAGTACATTCAGGATTTGCGAGCGGTGAAAAACGGCGAGAAATATCTGTAA